The following proteins come from a genomic window of Prionailurus viverrinus isolate Anna chromosome D1, UM_Priviv_1.0, whole genome shotgun sequence:
- the LOC125146502 gene encoding olfactory receptor 52K1-like has protein sequence MITIILSNNSHHFPHTFFLAGIPGLTAAHIWISLPFCFMFFLAVTGNGVLLFLIWTEHSLHQPMFFFLAMLSFVDLVLSLSTLPKMLAIFWFGATAISSHSCFSQMFFIHAFSAMESGVLVAMAVDRFVAISNPLHYATILTPVVVAKIGGLVVLRGVGLTISFPSLARRLSYCGSHTIAYTYCEHMAVVKLACGATTVDNLYAFAVAIFLGVGDVAFIAYSYGQIVRTVIHFPSPEARAKAGSTCMAHVCVILFFYGPGFLSVVMQRFGPPTASAAKVILANLYLLFPPALDPIVYGVKTKQIREQLLKMLRPKQIDPT, from the coding sequence ATGATCACCATAATTCTTTCCAATAATTCTCATCACTTCCCACATACCTTCTTCTTGGCTGGCATCCCAGGACTGACTGCTGCCCACATTTGGATCTCACTTCCCTTTTGCTTTATGTTCTTCCTGGCAGTGACTGGGAATGGTGTCCTGCTTTTTCTCATCTGGACAGAGCACAGCCTTCACCAgcccatgtttttctttcttgccatGCTCTCCTTTGTTGAcctggttctctccctctctactctGCCCAAGATGCTGGCCATCTTCTGGTTTGGTGCTACAGCTATCAGCTCCCACTCCTGTTTTTCCCAGATGTTCTTCATCCATGCATTCTCTGCTATGGAGTCAGGAGTGCTGGTGGCCATGGCCGTGGACCGCTTCGTGGCCATCTCTAACCCACTACATTATGCAACCATTCTTACCCCGGTTGTTGTTGCCAAGATTGGAGGCCTGGTAGTGCTGCGAGGTGTGGGATTGACCATCTCCTTTCCAAGCTTGGCCCGTCGGCTGTCCTACTGTGGCTCTCACACGATTGCCTATACCTACTGTGAGCATATGGCAGTAGTGAAGCTGGCCTGTGGGGCCACCACTGTGGATAACCTCTATGCCTTTGCTGTGGCAATCTTTCTTGGTGTGGGGGATGTGGCCTTTATTGCCTACTCTTATGGGCAGATTGTGAGGACCGTGATTCATTTTCCTTCACCTGAGGCACGTGCTAAAGCTGGCAGCACATGTATGGCTCATGTCTGTGTCATCCTCTTCTTCTATGGACCAGGCTTTCTTTCTGTAGTCATGCAGCGCTTTGGCCCACCCACAGCCTCTGCTGCTAAGGTCATCCTTGCCAATCTCTACTTGCTCTTTCCCCCTGCACTGGACCCCATTGTCTATGGGGTCAAGACCAAGCAGATCCGGGAGCAGCTGCTTAAAATGCTGAGGCCCAAGCAGATTGATCCCACCTGA
- the LOC125177225 gene encoding olfactory receptor 52L1-like encodes MIFVSFLSCFSKPLTMALSNSSWRLLQPSFFLMGIPGLEESQHWIAMPLSVLYLFAVMGNVTIIFIIWTDPSLHQPMYLFLAMLSGIDLVLASSTAPKTLAVLLVHAHEIGYTVCLTQMFFIHAFSSMESGVLVAMALDRYVAICHPLHHSTILHPGIIGRIGMAVLVRGLLLLLPFPILLRRLIFCQATVIGHAYCEHMAVVKLACSETTVNRAYGLAVALLVVGLDVVAIGISYAFILQTVLKVPGGEARLKAFSTCGSHICVILIFYVPGIFSFLTHRFGHHVPHHVHVLLATLYLLVPPALNPLVYGVKTQQIRQRVLRVFSRGEGLGDKVNK; translated from the exons atgatttttgtttcttttctctcttgcttctctAAGCCATTGACGATGGCCCTTAGTAATTCCAGCTGGAGGCTACTGCAGCCTTCTTTTTTCCTGATGGGCATCCCCGGTTTAGAGGAAAGCCAGCACTGGATAGCAATGCCACTGAGTGTCCTTTATCTCTTTGCTGTAATGGGCAATGTCACCATCATCTTTATCATCTGGACTGACCCATCCTTGCACCAGCCTATGTACCTCTTTCTGGCCATGCTCTCTGGCATTGACCTGGTGCTGGCATCCTCCACTGCACCCAAAACCCTTGCAGTGCTCCTGGTTCATGCCCATGAGATTGGGTACACTGTCTGCCTGACCCAAATGTTCTTCATCCATGCGTTCTCTTCCATGGAGTCAGGTGTGCTTGTGGCCATGGCTCTGGATCGCTATGTAGCCATTTGTCACCCTCTGCACCATTCCACCATCTTGCATCCAGGGATCATAGGGCGCATTGGAATGGCAGTGCTGGTACGGGGgttactcctcctcctccccttccctatCCTGTTGCGGAGACTTATCTTCTGCCAGGCCACCGTCATAGGCCATGCCTATTGTGAACATATGGCTGTGGTGAAACTTGCCTGCTCAGAAACCACAGTGAACCGAGCTTATGGGTTGGCAGTGGCCCTGCTTGTGGTTGGGCTAGATGTCGTGGCCATTGGTATTTCCTATGCCTTCATCCTCCAGACAGTGCTGAAAGTACCAGGGGGTGAGGCCCGACTTAAGGCCTTTAGCACATGTGGGTCTCACATTTGTGTCATCCTGATCTTCTATGTTCCTGGAATATTCTCCTTCCTCACTCACCGCTTTGGCCACCATGTACCCCATCATGTCCATGTTCTTCTGGCCACACTCTACCTCCTCGTGCCACCTGCACTCAATCCTCTTGTCTATGGGGTAAAGACTCAGCAGATCCGCCAGCGAGTACTCAGGGTATTCTCCC GTGGTGAGGGACTGGGAGATAAAGTCAATAAATAA